From a region of the Pan paniscus chromosome 19, NHGRI_mPanPan1-v2.0_pri, whole genome shotgun sequence genome:
- the LOC134729495 gene encoding single-pass membrane and coiled-coil domain-containing protein 4-like, with protein sequence MRQLKGKPRKETWKDKEEQKQAMQEARQQITTVVLPTLATVMLLIVVFVYAATRPTITK encoded by the coding sequence ATGAGGCAgctcaaagggaagcccaggaAGGAGACAtggaaggacaaggaggagcagAAGCAAGCCATGCAGGAGGCCCGGCAGCAGATCACCACGGTGGTGCTGCCCACGCTGGCCACGGTCATGCTGCTGATTGTGGTGTTTGTGTATGCAGCCACACGCCCCACCATCACCAAGTGA
- the MEIOC gene encoding meiosis-specific coiled-coil domain-containing protein MEIOC isoform X1: protein MEVRRGDTCPRPHSSGLREEGLEPKVAFPGGANRCWNLGADAGSRLTDVFGSVMLTGSASFYDCYTSQSEDNVDLRQTYTPFSSTEYSSSVDSSLFCAPWSTYGDDIKQPSNSQISIKNRIQTERNDYGSETDLYGLVSNILEEQDKSQPYFAEGTCSSNLKSVWPMNTSRFADHHDLLTETKRPIDTVISQQAFYSGESVSAMEKQYLRNSNLTPQQKIDELYHGFTGLDLEEQWMYPSRSDHSNCHNIQTNDTAKTIFQEYPLIKNCFTPQTGLSDIMKESGVDIYPYGRDRICTKGLEAPLQQKRAEMFLSQFNRYNENVDYCRDPEYVHPNKAKLNKCSNFSVQDSKKLANGIPETPTVEADTYTKLFQVKPANQKKMEETIPDQQNFTFPKTTPHLTEKQFAKEAVFTADFGLTSEYGLKPHTACPANDFANVTEKQQFAKPDPPHSEYFKSVNLLSNSATSSGGINLNRPTWMNVQTKNNTPIPYRNQGNFMKLNSHLSAASKGSNHSSDFPQLSSTNLTPNSNLFQKYCQENPSAFSSFDFSYSGAERIQSVNHIEGLTKPGEENLFKLVTDKKIKQPNGFCDNYSAQQYGIIENVNKHNFQAKPQSGHYDPEEGPKHLDGLSQNTYQDLLESQGHSNSHRTRGGDNSRVNRTQVSCFSNNYMMGDLRHNQGFQQLGSNGFPLRSTHPFGHSVVPLLDSYDLLSYDDLSHLYPYFNMMYGDNSFSGLMPTFGFQRPIKTRSGPASELHIRLEECCEQWRALEKERKKTELALAKNYPGKKVSSTNNTPVPRLTSNPSRVDRLIVDELRELARVVTLLGKMERLRSSLLHASISTALDRHLESIHIVQSRRKDEIVNASNRQRQGVPRCQDDRDVFALASAIKEMCVATRKTRTALWCALQMTLPKTASTADVVKPLQDTVNCEDKVHESINSSNPMNQRGETNKH, encoded by the exons ATGGAGGTGAGACGCGGAGACACCTGCCCGCGCCCTCACTCCTCAGGCCTGAGGGAGGAAGGACTTGAG CCCAAAGTCGCGTTCCCCGGAGGTGCGAATCGCTGTTGGAACCTCGGCGCCGACGCCGGCAGCAGGTTAACCGACGTCTTCGGCAGCGTGATGTTGACTGGCTCCGCTTCCTTCTACGATTGCTACACATCGCAG AGTGAAGACAATGTAGACCTAAGGCAGACCTATACTCCATTTTCTTCAACAGAATATTCAAGTTCTGTAGATTCTTCACTTTTCTGTGCACCATGGTCTACTTATGGAGATGACATTAAACAACCTTCTAATTCTCAGATCAGTATAAAGAACAG gattcaaacagaaagaaatgactATGGCAGTGAAACAGACTTATATGGACTTGTGTCTAACATTTTGGAAGAACAAGATAAGTCACAGCCATATTTTGCTGAAGG GACCTGCTCCTCCAATTTAAAGTCAGTTTGGCCAATGAACACAAGCAGATTTGCAGATCACCATGACCTCTTAACAGAAACCAAAAGGCCAATAGATACAGTCATCTCTCAGCAAGCTTTTTATAGTGGTGAATCTGTGTCAGCAATGGAAAAGCAATACCTGCGTAACAGTAATCTCACACCACAACAAAAAATAGATGAACTTTATCATGGATTTACTGGTTTAGATCTTGAAGAACAATGGATGTACCCCTCACGAAGTGATCATTCTAACTGTCACAATATTCAGACAAATGATACAGCTAAGACAATATTCCAAGAATATCCACTTATCAAAAACTGTTTTACACCCCAAACTGGTCTGTCTGATATCATGAAAGAATCAGGAGTTGATATCTACCCTTATGGAAGAGACAGAATATGTACTAAAGGTCTTGAAGCACCACTACAGCAAAAAAGGGCAGAGATGTTTCTTTCTCAATTTAATAGATACAATGAAAATGTAGATTATTGTAGAGACCCAGAGTATGTTCATCCTAATAAGGCTAAGCTTAATAAATGTTCAAATTTTAGTGTCCAAGatagcaaaaaattagccaatggCATACCTGAAACACCAACTGTAGAAGCAGACACCTACACAAAGTTATTTCAGGTTAAGCCAGcgaatcagaaaaaaatggaggagaCAATCCCTGATCAGCAGAATTTCACATTTCCAAAAACTACGCCACATCTGACAGAGAAACAGTTTGCAAAGGAAGCAGTATTCACTGCTGATTTTGGCTTAACATCAGAATATGGACTAAAACCTCACACAGCTTGTCCCGCTAATGATTTTGCTAACGTCACAGAAAAGCAACAGTTTGCTAAACCTGATCCCCCACATTCTGAGTATTTTAAATCAGTGAATTTATTATCAAACTCAGCAACATCTTCAGGAGGTATCAATTTAAACAGACCAACTTGGATGAAtgttcaaacaaaaaataacactCCTATTCCTTATCGAAATCAAGGTAACTTCATGAAATTAAATAGTCATTTAAGTGCAGCTTCAAAAGGTTCTAACCATTCTTCAGATTTCCCCCAACTATCATCCACAAACTTAACCCCAAATAgcaatttatttcagaaatattgcCAAGAAAACCCTTCAGCATTTTCTAGTTTTGATTTTAGTTACAGTGGTGCAGAAAGAATCCAATCTGTCAATCACATAGAAGGACTAACAAAGCCTGGAGAAGAAAATCTCTTCAAATTGGTCAcggataaaaaaataaagcagccaAATGGATTTTGTGATAACTATTCAGCTCAGCAGTATGGGATAAttgaaaatgtaaacaaacataatTTTCAAGCCAAGCCCCAGAGTGGACATTATGATCCTGAGGAAGGTCCAAAGCATTTAGATGGCTTATCACAAAATACATACCAAGATCTACTGGAGTCACAGGGTCATTCTAATAGCCACAGAACGAGAGGTGGAGACAATAGCCGTGTGAATCGCACACAAGTGTCATGCTTTTCTAATAATTATATGATGGGAGATTTAAGGCATAATCAGGGTTTTCAACAACTTGGTTCAAATGGGTTTCCCCTAAGATCCACCCACCCATTTGGCCATTCAGTTGTTCCACTGTTGGATTCCTATGACTTACTTTCTTATGATGACTTAAGCCATTTGTACCCTTATTTTAATATGATGTATGGTGATAATTCTTTTTCTGGTCTCATGCCAACTTTTGGATTTCAAAGACCAATTAAAACCCGTAGTGGACCAGCCAGTGAACTTCATATTCGTCTAGAAGAGTGCTGTGAACAATGGAGAGcattagaaaaagagagaaaaaag ACTGAATTAGCCCTTGCCAAGAATTATCCTGGAAAAAAAGTATCCAGTACTAACAACACTCCAGTTCCAAGGCTGACTTCCAACCCATCTAGAGTTGATCGCTTAATTGTGGATGAACTTCGAGAACTAGCCAGA GTTGTGACTTTACTAGGCAAAATGGAACGTCTTCGGAGTTCTCTTCTTCATGCCAGTATCTCTACTGCTCTTGATAGACACTTGGAGTCTATTCACATTGTACAGTCACGTAGAAAGGATGAAATTGTTAATGCTTCCAATCGGCAAAGGCAAGGAGTTCCTAGATGCCAAGATGACAGAG atgTTTTTGCCCTTGCTTCAGCAATTAAAGAGATGTGTGTGGCTACTCGGAAAACACGCACTGCCCTGTGGTGTGCACTGCAGATGACCTTGCCAAAAACAGCCAGTACAGCTGATGTGGTAAAGCCTTTACAAGATACAGTAAACTGTGAAGATAAAGTCCATGAAAGCATAAATAGTAGCAATCCAATGAACCAGAGaggtgaaacaaacaaacattaa
- the MEIOC gene encoding meiosis-specific coiled-coil domain-containing protein MEIOC isoform X3, with the protein MNTSRFADHHDLLTETKRPIDTVISQQAFYSGESVSAMEKQYLRNSNLTPQQKIDELYHGFTGLDLEEQWMYPSRSDHSNCHNIQTNDTAKTIFQEYPLIKNCFTPQTGLSDIMKESGVDIYPYGRDRICTKGLEAPLQQKRAEMFLSQFNRYNENVDYCRDPEYVHPNKAKLNKCSNFSVQDSKKLANGIPETPTVEADTYTKLFQVKPANQKKMEETIPDQQNFTFPKTTPHLTEKQFAKEAVFTADFGLTSEYGLKPHTACPANDFANVTEKQQFAKPDPPHSEYFKSVNLLSNSATSSGGINLNRPTWMNVQTKNNTPIPYRNQGNFMKLNSHLSAASKGSNHSSDFPQLSSTNLTPNSNLFQKYCQENPSAFSSFDFSYSGAERIQSVNHIEGLTKPGEENLFKLVTDKKIKQPNGFCDNYSAQQYGIIENVNKHNFQAKPQSGHYDPEEGPKHLDGLSQNTYQDLLESQGHSNSHRTRGGDNSRVNRTQVSCFSNNYMMGDLRHNQGFQQLGSNGFPLRSTHPFGHSVVPLLDSYDLLSYDDLSHLYPYFNMMYGDNSFSGLMPTFGFQRPIKTRSGPASELHIRLEECCEQWRALEKERKKTELALAKNYPGKKVSSTNNTPVPRLTSNPSRVDRLIVDELRELARVVTLLGKMERLRSSLLHASISTALDRHLESIHIVQSRRKDEIVNASNRQRQGVPRCQDDRDVFALASAIKEMCVATRKTRTALWCALQMTLPKTASTADVVKPLQDTVNCEDKVHESINSSNPMNQRGETNKH; encoded by the exons ATGAACACAAGCAGATTTGCAGATCACCATGACCTCTTAACAGAAACCAAAAGGCCAATAGATACAGTCATCTCTCAGCAAGCTTTTTATAGTGGTGAATCTGTGTCAGCAATGGAAAAGCAATACCTGCGTAACAGTAATCTCACACCACAACAAAAAATAGATGAACTTTATCATGGATTTACTGGTTTAGATCTTGAAGAACAATGGATGTACCCCTCACGAAGTGATCATTCTAACTGTCACAATATTCAGACAAATGATACAGCTAAGACAATATTCCAAGAATATCCACTTATCAAAAACTGTTTTACACCCCAAACTGGTCTGTCTGATATCATGAAAGAATCAGGAGTTGATATCTACCCTTATGGAAGAGACAGAATATGTACTAAAGGTCTTGAAGCACCACTACAGCAAAAAAGGGCAGAGATGTTTCTTTCTCAATTTAATAGATACAATGAAAATGTAGATTATTGTAGAGACCCAGAGTATGTTCATCCTAATAAGGCTAAGCTTAATAAATGTTCAAATTTTAGTGTCCAAGatagcaaaaaattagccaatggCATACCTGAAACACCAACTGTAGAAGCAGACACCTACACAAAGTTATTTCAGGTTAAGCCAGcgaatcagaaaaaaatggaggagaCAATCCCTGATCAGCAGAATTTCACATTTCCAAAAACTACGCCACATCTGACAGAGAAACAGTTTGCAAAGGAAGCAGTATTCACTGCTGATTTTGGCTTAACATCAGAATATGGACTAAAACCTCACACAGCTTGTCCCGCTAATGATTTTGCTAACGTCACAGAAAAGCAACAGTTTGCTAAACCTGATCCCCCACATTCTGAGTATTTTAAATCAGTGAATTTATTATCAAACTCAGCAACATCTTCAGGAGGTATCAATTTAAACAGACCAACTTGGATGAAtgttcaaacaaaaaataacactCCTATTCCTTATCGAAATCAAGGTAACTTCATGAAATTAAATAGTCATTTAAGTGCAGCTTCAAAAGGTTCTAACCATTCTTCAGATTTCCCCCAACTATCATCCACAAACTTAACCCCAAATAgcaatttatttcagaaatattgcCAAGAAAACCCTTCAGCATTTTCTAGTTTTGATTTTAGTTACAGTGGTGCAGAAAGAATCCAATCTGTCAATCACATAGAAGGACTAACAAAGCCTGGAGAAGAAAATCTCTTCAAATTGGTCAcggataaaaaaataaagcagccaAATGGATTTTGTGATAACTATTCAGCTCAGCAGTATGGGATAAttgaaaatgtaaacaaacataatTTTCAAGCCAAGCCCCAGAGTGGACATTATGATCCTGAGGAAGGTCCAAAGCATTTAGATGGCTTATCACAAAATACATACCAAGATCTACTGGAGTCACAGGGTCATTCTAATAGCCACAGAACGAGAGGTGGAGACAATAGCCGTGTGAATCGCACACAAGTGTCATGCTTTTCTAATAATTATATGATGGGAGATTTAAGGCATAATCAGGGTTTTCAACAACTTGGTTCAAATGGGTTTCCCCTAAGATCCACCCACCCATTTGGCCATTCAGTTGTTCCACTGTTGGATTCCTATGACTTACTTTCTTATGATGACTTAAGCCATTTGTACCCTTATTTTAATATGATGTATGGTGATAATTCTTTTTCTGGTCTCATGCCAACTTTTGGATTTCAAAGACCAATTAAAACCCGTAGTGGACCAGCCAGTGAACTTCATATTCGTCTAGAAGAGTGCTGTGAACAATGGAGAGcattagaaaaagagagaaaaaag ACTGAATTAGCCCTTGCCAAGAATTATCCTGGAAAAAAAGTATCCAGTACTAACAACACTCCAGTTCCAAGGCTGACTTCCAACCCATCTAGAGTTGATCGCTTAATTGTGGATGAACTTCGAGAACTAGCCAGA GTTGTGACTTTACTAGGCAAAATGGAACGTCTTCGGAGTTCTCTTCTTCATGCCAGTATCTCTACTGCTCTTGATAGACACTTGGAGTCTATTCACATTGTACAGTCACGTAGAAAGGATGAAATTGTTAATGCTTCCAATCGGCAAAGGCAAGGAGTTCCTAGATGCCAAGATGACAGAG atgTTTTTGCCCTTGCTTCAGCAATTAAAGAGATGTGTGTGGCTACTCGGAAAACACGCACTGCCCTGTGGTGTGCACTGCAGATGACCTTGCCAAAAACAGCCAGTACAGCTGATGTGGTAAAGCCTTTACAAGATACAGTAAACTGTGAAGATAAAGTCCATGAAAGCATAAATAGTAGCAATCCAATGAACCAGAGaggtgaaacaaacaaacattaa
- the MEIOC gene encoding meiosis-specific coiled-coil domain-containing protein MEIOC isoform X2 translates to MEPKVAFPGGANRCWNLGADAGSRLTDVFGSVMLTGSASFYDCYTSQSEDNVDLRQTYTPFSSTEYSSSVDSSLFCAPWSTYGDDIKQPSNSQISIKNRIQTERNDYGSETDLYGLVSNILEEQDKSQPYFAEGTCSSNLKSVWPMNTSRFADHHDLLTETKRPIDTVISQQAFYSGESVSAMEKQYLRNSNLTPQQKIDELYHGFTGLDLEEQWMYPSRSDHSNCHNIQTNDTAKTIFQEYPLIKNCFTPQTGLSDIMKESGVDIYPYGRDRICTKGLEAPLQQKRAEMFLSQFNRYNENVDYCRDPEYVHPNKAKLNKCSNFSVQDSKKLANGIPETPTVEADTYTKLFQVKPANQKKMEETIPDQQNFTFPKTTPHLTEKQFAKEAVFTADFGLTSEYGLKPHTACPANDFANVTEKQQFAKPDPPHSEYFKSVNLLSNSATSSGGINLNRPTWMNVQTKNNTPIPYRNQGNFMKLNSHLSAASKGSNHSSDFPQLSSTNLTPNSNLFQKYCQENPSAFSSFDFSYSGAERIQSVNHIEGLTKPGEENLFKLVTDKKIKQPNGFCDNYSAQQYGIIENVNKHNFQAKPQSGHYDPEEGPKHLDGLSQNTYQDLLESQGHSNSHRTRGGDNSRVNRTQVSCFSNNYMMGDLRHNQGFQQLGSNGFPLRSTHPFGHSVVPLLDSYDLLSYDDLSHLYPYFNMMYGDNSFSGLMPTFGFQRPIKTRSGPASELHIRLEECCEQWRALEKERKKTELALAKNYPGKKVSSTNNTPVPRLTSNPSRVDRLIVDELRELARVVTLLGKMERLRSSLLHASISTALDRHLESIHIVQSRRKDEIVNASNRQRQGVPRCQDDRDVFALASAIKEMCVATRKTRTALWCALQMTLPKTASTADVH, encoded by the exons ATGGAG CCCAAAGTCGCGTTCCCCGGAGGTGCGAATCGCTGTTGGAACCTCGGCGCCGACGCCGGCAGCAGGTTAACCGACGTCTTCGGCAGCGTGATGTTGACTGGCTCCGCTTCCTTCTACGATTGCTACACATCGCAG AGTGAAGACAATGTAGACCTAAGGCAGACCTATACTCCATTTTCTTCAACAGAATATTCAAGTTCTGTAGATTCTTCACTTTTCTGTGCACCATGGTCTACTTATGGAGATGACATTAAACAACCTTCTAATTCTCAGATCAGTATAAAGAACAG gattcaaacagaaagaaatgactATGGCAGTGAAACAGACTTATATGGACTTGTGTCTAACATTTTGGAAGAACAAGATAAGTCACAGCCATATTTTGCTGAAGG GACCTGCTCCTCCAATTTAAAGTCAGTTTGGCCAATGAACACAAGCAGATTTGCAGATCACCATGACCTCTTAACAGAAACCAAAAGGCCAATAGATACAGTCATCTCTCAGCAAGCTTTTTATAGTGGTGAATCTGTGTCAGCAATGGAAAAGCAATACCTGCGTAACAGTAATCTCACACCACAACAAAAAATAGATGAACTTTATCATGGATTTACTGGTTTAGATCTTGAAGAACAATGGATGTACCCCTCACGAAGTGATCATTCTAACTGTCACAATATTCAGACAAATGATACAGCTAAGACAATATTCCAAGAATATCCACTTATCAAAAACTGTTTTACACCCCAAACTGGTCTGTCTGATATCATGAAAGAATCAGGAGTTGATATCTACCCTTATGGAAGAGACAGAATATGTACTAAAGGTCTTGAAGCACCACTACAGCAAAAAAGGGCAGAGATGTTTCTTTCTCAATTTAATAGATACAATGAAAATGTAGATTATTGTAGAGACCCAGAGTATGTTCATCCTAATAAGGCTAAGCTTAATAAATGTTCAAATTTTAGTGTCCAAGatagcaaaaaattagccaatggCATACCTGAAACACCAACTGTAGAAGCAGACACCTACACAAAGTTATTTCAGGTTAAGCCAGcgaatcagaaaaaaatggaggagaCAATCCCTGATCAGCAGAATTTCACATTTCCAAAAACTACGCCACATCTGACAGAGAAACAGTTTGCAAAGGAAGCAGTATTCACTGCTGATTTTGGCTTAACATCAGAATATGGACTAAAACCTCACACAGCTTGTCCCGCTAATGATTTTGCTAACGTCACAGAAAAGCAACAGTTTGCTAAACCTGATCCCCCACATTCTGAGTATTTTAAATCAGTGAATTTATTATCAAACTCAGCAACATCTTCAGGAGGTATCAATTTAAACAGACCAACTTGGATGAAtgttcaaacaaaaaataacactCCTATTCCTTATCGAAATCAAGGTAACTTCATGAAATTAAATAGTCATTTAAGTGCAGCTTCAAAAGGTTCTAACCATTCTTCAGATTTCCCCCAACTATCATCCACAAACTTAACCCCAAATAgcaatttatttcagaaatattgcCAAGAAAACCCTTCAGCATTTTCTAGTTTTGATTTTAGTTACAGTGGTGCAGAAAGAATCCAATCTGTCAATCACATAGAAGGACTAACAAAGCCTGGAGAAGAAAATCTCTTCAAATTGGTCAcggataaaaaaataaagcagccaAATGGATTTTGTGATAACTATTCAGCTCAGCAGTATGGGATAAttgaaaatgtaaacaaacataatTTTCAAGCCAAGCCCCAGAGTGGACATTATGATCCTGAGGAAGGTCCAAAGCATTTAGATGGCTTATCACAAAATACATACCAAGATCTACTGGAGTCACAGGGTCATTCTAATAGCCACAGAACGAGAGGTGGAGACAATAGCCGTGTGAATCGCACACAAGTGTCATGCTTTTCTAATAATTATATGATGGGAGATTTAAGGCATAATCAGGGTTTTCAACAACTTGGTTCAAATGGGTTTCCCCTAAGATCCACCCACCCATTTGGCCATTCAGTTGTTCCACTGTTGGATTCCTATGACTTACTTTCTTATGATGACTTAAGCCATTTGTACCCTTATTTTAATATGATGTATGGTGATAATTCTTTTTCTGGTCTCATGCCAACTTTTGGATTTCAAAGACCAATTAAAACCCGTAGTGGACCAGCCAGTGAACTTCATATTCGTCTAGAAGAGTGCTGTGAACAATGGAGAGcattagaaaaagagagaaaaaag ACTGAATTAGCCCTTGCCAAGAATTATCCTGGAAAAAAAGTATCCAGTACTAACAACACTCCAGTTCCAAGGCTGACTTCCAACCCATCTAGAGTTGATCGCTTAATTGTGGATGAACTTCGAGAACTAGCCAGA GTTGTGACTTTACTAGGCAAAATGGAACGTCTTCGGAGTTCTCTTCTTCATGCCAGTATCTCTACTGCTCTTGATAGACACTTGGAGTCTATTCACATTGTACAGTCACGTAGAAAGGATGAAATTGTTAATGCTTCCAATCGGCAAAGGCAAGGAGTTCCTAGATGCCAAGATGACAGAG atgTTTTTGCCCTTGCTTCAGCAATTAAAGAGATGTGTGTGGCTACTCGGAAAACACGCACTGCCCTGTGGTGTGCACTGCAGATGACCTTGCCAAAAACAGCCAGTACAGCTGATGTG